Proteins encoded within one genomic window of Chloroflexota bacterium:
- a CDS encoding cupin domain-containing protein, with protein sequence MNQTKLFPDWKDTIVYGSDGPEPQILVADEKAKIILAGLEPGQTIPDHAEAQAMYHFLEGNGWMIVGGERMPVSAGATVVMPEGAVRGMEAETRLAFLAVRIS encoded by the coding sequence ATGAACCAAACGAAACTTTTCCCCGACTGGAAAGACACGATCGTCTACGGCAGTGATGGCCCAGAGCCGCAAATCCTGGTGGCCGACGAAAAAGCCAAGATTATCCTGGCCGGGTTAGAGCCGGGGCAAACAATCCCGGACCATGCCGAGGCGCAAGCCATGTACCATTTTCTCGAAGGAAACGGCTGGATGATCGTTGGTGGCGAGCGAATGCCGGTCAGCGCTGGAGCTACTGTGGTTATGCCGGAGGGCGCAGTGCGCGGCATGGAAGCAGAAACGCGTCTGGCTTTTCTGGCTGTTCGCATCTCATAA
- a CDS encoding ferritin: MFSQKLQDGINDQINAELHSSYIYLSMSAFLEDKTLPGFAHWMRLQYEEEVLHAMKFFDFMNDRGGRIKLQVIEAPAVEFGTALAVFQKALEHEQYITGRISDLYQLALAENDYPTQVLLQWFIEEQVEEEKNAGDAVAQLELIGDSGLGILMMDREMAARQAVPAVEPAAA; encoded by the coding sequence ATGTTTAGCCAGAAGCTACAAGATGGTATCAACGATCAGATTAATGCCGAACTGCATTCTTCTTACATCTACCTCTCCATGTCGGCCTTCCTGGAAGACAAGACCCTGCCTGGGTTTGCCCACTGGATGAGATTGCAGTACGAGGAGGAAGTGCTTCATGCCATGAAATTCTTCGACTTCATGAACGACCGTGGTGGCCGGATCAAACTGCAGGTCATCGAGGCCCCGGCTGTCGAGTTTGGAACAGCGCTGGCCGTATTCCAGAAAGCATTGGAGCACGAGCAGTACATCACCGGCCGTATCAGCGACCTGTATCAGTTAGCTCTGGCAGAAAACGACTACCCGACCCAGGTCCTGCTGCAATGGTTCATCGAAGAACAGGTCGAGGAAGAGAAGAACGCCGGTGATGCTGTGGCCCAGCTCGAACTCATCGGCGACTCCGGTCTCGGCATTCTTATGATGGATCGAGAAATGGCCGCCCGCCAGGCTGTACCCGCAGTGGAACCGGCAGCGGCATAA
- a CDS encoding NapC/NirT family cytochrome c, which produces MNEKRFPRWLVILLIVIVGFVALFVLPFVSWLIADEGLNRTAHADFCGQCHSMEPFWASYQQDIHGGSSQYGFQASCTNCHLDNSSSTAYFYSKATKGLHDLMVETFSDTEQIDWEAMREDREEYTYDSGCLSCHNNLLDSTLSNSKAFLPHREYFSGETEQKCVSCHKHVGHKNLSDYINNPTAAY; this is translated from the coding sequence ATGAATGAAAAACGGTTTCCGAGGTGGTTGGTCATCCTGCTGATCGTTATCGTAGGTTTCGTCGCTCTGTTCGTGCTGCCCTTTGTTTCCTGGCTCATTGCCGATGAAGGTCTCAACCGTACAGCGCACGCCGATTTTTGCGGCCAATGCCACTCGATGGAGCCGTTTTGGGCCTCCTATCAGCAAGATATCCATGGTGGCAGCTCACAGTACGGTTTTCAGGCTTCATGCACCAATTGCCACCTGGATAACAGCAGTTCCACTGCCTATTTTTACAGCAAGGCAACGAAAGGCCTCCATGACCTTATGGTGGAGACCTTCAGTGATACGGAGCAAATCGACTGGGAAGCAATGCGGGAAGATCGTGAAGAATACACCTATGATTCGGGCTGTTTGAGCTGTCACAACAACTTACTCGACTCCACCCTGAGCAACTCAAAGGCTTTTCTGCCCCACCGGGAATATTTCTCGGGTGAAACTGAACAAAAATGTGTTTCATGTCATAAACACGTTGGGCACAAAAATCTGTCAGATTATATCAACAACCCCACCGCAGCGTATTGA
- a CDS encoding multiheme c-type cytochrome: protein MVSRSKWIVPILILLGLLVVGSLGACTSEYATAPTSQEQAAEPAPTAVPPAPKTIVVEVDRNAGDLAVNENLAITRGMDEVSQQCIECHNREDPGIVNDWRASRHGHVSVSCLDCHAVEKDDPTATQHEDLEGTDTYISVLVPPSRCADCHPNEMQQFDSSGHYRAALQVEAKDGMQTLMHVHEGQNHPEFINATQETGCMQCHGQRIELDDKNGPISETWPNAGIGTIYPDGSVGNCTVCHTRHKFDIAEARKPQACASCHLGPDHPDIEIFENTKHGQIYDTEGETWTWDSAPDAWEPGDYRAPTCATCHMSGIGELSTTHNVSDRLYWNLWAKRSAMRDSNDPMSALTGQGEEGRAKMEMVCGSCHTPRHTTAFFKQGDGAVNLYNESYYDPAKKMLDELKEKSLLKGNPWADEFQILYYHLWHHEGRRARQGAMMGGPDWAHWHGFFELQQDLYRMQDIYDYRLETGQIEEP from the coding sequence ATGGTATCCCGCAGCAAATGGATCGTCCCGATTCTTATCCTTCTGGGATTGTTAGTAGTAGGTAGCCTTGGCGCCTGCACATCGGAGTACGCGACCGCTCCCACCAGCCAGGAACAGGCCGCTGAACCAGCGCCAACGGCTGTTCCGCCTGCCCCCAAGACCATTGTGGTTGAGGTGGATCGAAATGCCGGCGATCTGGCGGTCAACGAGAATCTCGCCATCACGCGCGGCATGGATGAAGTCAGCCAGCAATGTATTGAATGCCATAATAGAGAAGATCCCGGCATCGTCAACGATTGGCGAGCCAGCCGGCACGGGCATGTAAGCGTTTCCTGTCTGGATTGCCATGCCGTCGAAAAAGATGACCCCACGGCCACACAGCATGAAGACCTGGAGGGCACAGACACCTATATTTCCGTGCTGGTGCCGCCCAGCCGTTGCGCCGATTGCCATCCCAACGAAATGCAGCAATTCGACAGCAGTGGCCATTATCGCGCCGCTTTGCAGGTCGAGGCCAAAGATGGCATGCAAACGCTGATGCATGTGCATGAAGGACAGAATCATCCTGAGTTTATCAATGCCACTCAGGAGACAGGCTGTATGCAGTGTCATGGCCAGCGAATCGAACTGGATGACAAGAATGGTCCTATATCTGAAACCTGGCCCAATGCCGGCATCGGGACCATTTACCCGGATGGAAGCGTCGGCAACTGCACTGTTTGTCACACCCGGCACAAATTCGATATTGCCGAAGCACGCAAGCCGCAAGCCTGCGCATCATGCCACCTGGGTCCCGATCATCCCGATATCGAGATATTCGAAAACACCAAACATGGACAGATATACGATACCGAGGGTGAAACATGGACGTGGGATAGTGCCCCGGATGCCTGGGAACCTGGCGATTATCGGGCCCCCACCTGCGCCACCTGCCATATGAGCGGCATCGGTGAATTGAGTACGACCCACAATGTCTCTGACCGCCTCTATTGGAATCTGTGGGCCAAACGCTCCGCAATGCGCGATTCAAACGATCCCATGAGTGCGTTGACCGGTCAGGGAGAAGAGGGTCGCGCCAAGATGGAGATGGTATGCGGATCCTGCCATACGCCACGCCATACCACCGCCTTCTTCAAGCAGGGTGATGGCGCCGTGAACCTGTACAACGAAAGCTACTACGACCCCGCCAAGAAGATGCTGGACGAGCTGAAAGAGAAGAGTTTGCTGAAGGGCAACCCCTGGGCCGACGAATTCCAGATACTTTACTACCACCTGTGGCACCACGAGGGACGCCGCGCTCGCCAGGGTGCGATGATGGGAGGGCCCGACTGGGCTCACTGGCACGGATTCTTCGAGCTTCAGCAAGATCTCTATCGCATGCAGGATATCTACGACTACCGGCTGGAAACCGGGCAGATCGAAGAACCCTAA